The genomic interval GGCATCAACGTTGAATGGGTTTTCCCTAAGTACGAAGCCGTCGAAAAGCTGGAAACCGAAAAAGGCCTGTTCTCGTTTAAGGAGAGTACTGAAAACCGGCGGGAATGCTGCAGCATTCGTAAAGTTGAACCGCTCGGCCGTGCGCTTGAAGGCTACAGCGCCTGGATTACCGGCCGCCGGAAGGAGCAGAGCGAAACGCGCGGCGGACTTGAATTTATTGAAAGCGACCCGGTGCACGAGGGCCTGATGAAAATCAATCCGCTGATCCATTGGTCAAAAGGCGATCTCTGGTATTATGCCGAAGAGCACAAGGTTCCCCATAACCGCCTCTACGACGAAGGCTACCTTTCCATCGGCTGCGCCCCCTGCACCCGCCCCTGCCGCGAAGGCGAGGACGAGCGCGCCGGACGCTGGTGGTGGGAAAGCCCCGAACACAAGGAATGCGGACTGCACCTTAACTTCAAAAACGGCGGCGGTATTTGACGCTGCGATAAGGCCGGCACTCCGCGTCTTATTCAGATCTTATCAGACCTGCGCTTTTCCCCGCTCCTGACACTCGTGGTTTTTTGCACGGAATCGAAGCGGGTCCTTTATTAAATCTATAAAAAGGCCGGGATATCCGTCTTTCCGTGCATGAGGTTCACATCTTCAGGAAAAGTTCTCATCTCTGACGGCCGACGAGGTGCGCCGCATATAATAACCATTTAATAAAACATTCCGGTCTTAACGACAGCGTTATTCCGCGCAGAGACGCAGAACGCGCGGAGCCCTTTATGACTGAATTTCCCTGCGTCCTCAGTGCCTCTGCGAGGGATCAGATTTATACCGGATCGTTTTAACGTTTGGTATACTCCGACAGAATTTTCTGCATAAAACAAGCGATGCTCTTTCGCCGGCTCTGCTCCGGCGGCAGATCCGTCCACTTGGCATACGGTTTGCATGTAAATCAAAAGGGTGCGTGACCGCTGGATCATCCGATGATATTCATCAGACGAAATTTAACCCGGAAGGGCCTGCGGTTGATTATGAACCGGAAAAATAAAAACAGGTTGAGCAGTGATAACCTTGAACAGAATCTGATGTCTGCTCTGAAACCCGGGGCGGAACAAACCGGTTTTGCTGCAGCCCCGAAAGAGGAACCGGTGAAAGGGATCCCCGCCGTCCGCGCTTTATCCAACTCGCTCAGCATTGCCCTGTTCTGTTGCGGACTGCTTCTTTTCGGTGCCATGCTCTGGGCAATCGAGCTGCATTTTAAACCGCTGAGCGAACGGAATCTGAACCAGAGCGTACAGCAGCTCAGCACACGTATTGACACGTTTCTGAATGACCGCATTCAGATCCTGCACGATTATGCGAGCCTGCCGCTCATTGGTCTGGCCCTCCAGCATCCCGAAAACAGCAGGACCTACCTTGAAGATGTGATGGGTAATCTGCCCCTGCTTGGCAGGAACCACAAAACGGTACTGCTCGACCTTAACGGGCAGCCGATTTATTCGACCAAAGGAGCCCCGGTTTTCGATTATGGCCACGCATCATTTATCAATAGCTTCCGGAAAAATGCAGCCGATCATCACTCCTCCGTCAGCGGTAACGGGACGAATACCTTCTGGCGCCTGGCGGTCCCCGTCCACCTCAATGAGAAACTGCTCGGCACCTTGCTGACAGAAATGCCCCTCTCGGAACTTGATGAGTCCCTTCACCTTTCATCCATGCTGGAGAATGAACAGGTGCAGCTGATTAAACACGGCAAACTGATCGCCTCGTACGGCCCGGAAATCAGTGCATCCCCCCATATCGCCTATCTCGACCGGCATGATCTCCAGCTGTTTTACAGGGTTCGTTTCCGCCCCCTGATCGGCTTCCAGAAAGAGCTGATCATCACCACAGGCATTATCCTGCTGCTGAGCGCACTCTTCACGCTCCGTCTCACCACCCGCCTCAGTCTCCGCTCGTTTGTAAACCCGCTCGAAAGTCTGCGCGAAATGGCCACGGCAATGGCAAACGGAAAAACCGCTGAGCAGCCCCCCGCCATCCATTCCAACATCCTCGAAATTCAGCTCCTTTTCCGCGATTTCAACCTGATGGCCGATACCATCAGAAAACGCGAATTCCAACTCCGAAGCGCCCACGAAAGCATGGAGCTGCGGGTCATTGAACGCACCAGGGATCTTAAGGAAAGTCATCGGAGAATCGCCTCCATTCTGGGCAATATTCAGTCCGGCATCATGGTGGTCGATCCGGATTCAAATAAAATCATCGAAGCCAATGCCGCCTGTGCCGCCATTCTCGGCGTTCCGGAAGACGATCTTCCCGGAAAATCAGGAA from Verrucomicrobia bacterium S94 carries:
- a CDS encoding phosphoadenylyl-sulfate reductase; this translates as MTEYQHLFSGIEPKDSLEVLSRAIDHFGDEICMATSFQLGGLVLLDMLHQVNKPVRVFSIDTGRLPEETYECADAVRYKYGINVEWVFPKYEAVEKLETEKGLFSFKESTENRRECCSIRKVEPLGRALEGYSAWITGRRKEQSETRGGLEFIESDPVHEGLMKINPLIHWSKGDLWYYAEEHKVPHNRLYDEGYLSIGCAPCTRPCREGEDERAGRWWWESPEHKECGLHLNFKNGGGI
- a CDS encoding PAS domain S-box protein — protein: MIFIRRNLTRKGLRLIMNRKNKNRLSSDNLEQNLMSALKPGAEQTGFAAAPKEEPVKGIPAVRALSNSLSIALFCCGLLLFGAMLWAIELHFKPLSERNLNQSVQQLSTRIDTFLNDRIQILHDYASLPLIGLALQHPENSRTYLEDVMGNLPLLGRNHKTVLLDLNGQPIYSTKGAPVFDYGHASFINSFRKNAADHHSSVSGNGTNTFWRLAVPVHLNEKLLGTLLTEMPLSELDESLHLSSMLENEQVQLIKHGKLIASYGPEISASPHIAYLDRHDLQLFYRVRFRPLIGFQKELIITTGIILLLSALFTLRLTTRLSLRSFVNPLESLREMATAMANGKTAEQPPAIHSNILEIQLLFRDFNLMADTIRKREFQLRSAHESMELRVIERTRDLKESHRRIASILGNIQSGIMVVDPDSNKIIEANAACAAILGVPEDDLPGKSGKIFTENTAHYTTQNLTPGYLEQNKECTITNAQGQTITILKNTVPIDYAGKVHLLISFIDISERKQALNELEKARKKEVNLAAHIQETLLIGTPPAMIGNLKISALSVPSQTVSGDFYDYHCWSGSKNCLDLIIGDVMGKGINAALLAAGIKTAWHQALISALESESHAGLPPTGEIVYQLHLRIVPELIAFESFITLCYARLNIEQQLLEFVHCGHTEIIRWNDYDKRCTLHVGTSPPMGMLEDEEYTTLSLPFKANDCFLFFSDGLTETRNPEGEMFGTERLCRIIGKNHKKSAAEILDIIENSIRQFCAGGDFADDLSCILIKVDPLSQPPRQLPGISLSQKTEHSRTTPES